One window of the Diospyros lotus cultivar Yz01 chromosome 12, ASM1463336v1, whole genome shotgun sequence genome contains the following:
- the LOC127787407 gene encoding nifU-like protein 4, mitochondrial — MKGFGRLVRRGLVHRRSNQFLEGGARRTSRRPLFACSTATSRRPYSIFQSHDASSGFTTLKSTSISSLQSAKLDHFKGQRRTMFIQTEPTPNPSSLMFYPGRPVMEVGSADFPNARSAMNSPLANSLYGIDGISRVFFGSDFITITKSEDNSWDLLKPEIFAAIMDFYSTGKPLFLDSSTAASMDTAIHEDDSETVAMIKELLETRIRPAVQDDGGDIEYRGFDLDTGVVKLRMQGACSGCPSSSVTLKSGIENMLMHYVPEVKGVEQELDDEDEEATLPA, encoded by the exons ATGAAGGGCTTCGGAAGATTGGTGAGGCGAGGACTCGTCCATAGAAGATCGAACCAGTTCCTGGAAGGAGGGGCTCGACGCACTTCTCGTCGCCCCCTATTCGCATGCTCAACGGCGACGAGTAGGAGGCCATATTCGATCTTTCAGAGCCACGATGCATCGTCTGGTTTCACGACGTTGAAATCTACCAGTATTTCTTCATTGCAATCCGCAAAACTGGACCATTTTAAAG GGCAGAGGAGGACCATGTTTATCCAAACAGAACCGACTCCTAATCCTTCATCCCTTATGTTCTATCCTGGAAGGCCAGTCATGGAAGTTGGGAGTGCAGACTTCCCAAATGCTCGTTCAGCCATGAATTCTCCACTTGCAAATTCACTGTATGGGATTGATG GaatttctcgagtgttttttgGATCAGATTTTATAACTATAACAAAATCAGAAGATAATTCATGGGATCTTCTGAAACCTGAAATTTTTGCTGCAATTATGGACTTTTATTCTACTGGGAAACCACTTTTTCTGGACTCTAGTACCGCTGCTTCAATGGACACTGCTATCCACGAA GATGATTCAGAAACAGTTGCAATGATTAAAGAACTATTGGAGACTCGCATTCGACCTGCAGTACAAGATGATGGTGGAGATATTGAGTACCGTGGATTTGATCT TGATACTGGAGTAGTCAAACTCAGAATGCAAGGAGCATGTAGTGGCTGTCCAAGCTCATCTGTTACCCTGAAATCTGGCATTGAGAACATGTTGATGCACTACGTACCAGAG GTCAAAGGTGTGGAGCAGGAacttgatgatgaagatgaagaggcaACCCTACCTGCTTAG
- the LOC127787658 gene encoding putative B3 domain-containing protein At1g78640, translated as MESTAKSHFNPCKEESSSTSAKKRKILDRKDSHDSSGIEENEGLNVERRRVNMRLRSFRFYSVEEEIEERRLGISTKLKLFEDPWRIKKVLQESDVNNLCRLMLSKRLVENHILPLWEVEGAAMVEIEEGGRRVTIWDMDTDSTHELVFKRWRLNRSYVFTDNWMVKFVRRRGLRRGDEIGLFWDIARLRFCFRVLARAMY; from the coding sequence ATGGAGTCTACAGCCAAAAGCCATTTTAACCCATGCAAAGAGGAAAGTTCATCGACGAGTGCCAAGAAGAGAAAGATATTAGATAGAAAAGATTCACATGATTCATCTGGCATCGAAGAAAATGAGGGGTTAAACGTTGAAAGGAGAAGAGTCAATATGAGACTTCGGAGTTTTCGATTCTACAGTGTCGAGGAAGAAATTGAGGAGCGGCGACTGGGCATCTCAACAAAGCTGAAGCTCTTCGAGGATCCATGGCGGATCAAGAAAGTCCTTCAAGAAAGCGATGTGAACAATCTTTGTAGGCTAATGCTATCAAAAAGATTAGTCGAGAACCATATCTTACCTTTGTGGGAGGTAGAAGGAGCGGCAATGGTCGAAATTGAGGAGGGTGGACGTAGGGTTACTATTTGGGATATGGATACTGACTCTACTCATGAATTAGTGTTTAAGAGATGGAGATTGAACAGGAGCTACGTGTTCACTGATAATTGGATGGTGAAGTTTGTGAGGAGGAGGGGCTTGAGAAGGGGCGATGAGATTGGGTTGTTTTGGGACATTGCAAGATTAAGATTTTGCTTTCGGGTTCTTGCTCGAGCTATGTATTAG